In Deefgea piscis, the DNA window AGTACAGTCAGACCGTCCATATTTGGCAGACCGATATCTAAGACAACGGCATCGTAGTCGTTGTGAAGTAAAATTTGTAATGCTAATGCGCCATCATTCACGCAGTCGCATTGAAAGTCTGCTTGCGAAAGACTTGATTTTAGCGCGTCGGCTAAGATCAGGTCGTCTTCAGCTAAGAATAGTTTAGTGGCCATTGGGTATATCCCCTTTTGTAAGATTAAGCTTACCGCAGAGTGTAGCGTTAATTTCTAAAATCCCCAAGTTCAATTTGTTGTGTTTATGGTCTTACATCTATTAAGTGATTGATTTAATTCATCTATATTTCTTTTTTCAGCTTTGCCGTTTGTCAGCCAGCCTGTCAGCTCGGTACGAACCAATTCTTCGAGCGTAGAAATCCATTCAGCATGATCATTCAGGCAAGGGATGAATTGATAGTTTTTTCCCCCCGCTTGTAGGTAGTCATGCCGGCCTTCGATGGCAATTTCTTCCAGTGTTTCTAAGCAGTCGGCGACAAATCCGGGGCAGATTACATCTAGCTGTGATAACTGTTTCTGGCCAAGCTGTTGTATTACTTGGCTAGTGTACGGTTTAAGCCATTCGGCTTTGCCAAAGCGAGATTGAAAAGACACCGTATATTGTGTGGGATTTAAATCGAGTGCCTCAGCCAGTAGTCGGCCGGTTTTGAGTGCATGGCAGTGATATGGGTCGCCTTTTTCCAGCGTGTAGCGCGGCACGCCATGAAAACTCATCAATAAGTGCTCACCCTTGCCGTTGGCTTGCCAATGCTGACGAACTTGCGCGGCTAAGGCGGCGATATAGCGAGGATGGTCATAGTAAGGCGCCACAGTACGGATGGCAGGTTGAAAACGTGTTTTTTGTAATACCCGGTAAACCTCATCATTCACACTGGCGGTGGTGCTAGCGGCATATTGTGGATACATCGGAACGATAATGATTTTTTGGCAATTGAGTGTTTTTAATTGGCTGATTTGGCTTTCGATTGAGGGTGAGCCGTAGCGCATTGCATAGTCAACCACCAGTTGCCCTGGAAATGCTTCGCCCAGTTGTCCCTTAAGGAGCTTGGCTTGTTTGATGGTCCAGACTTTGAGTGGTGAGCCTTCTTTGGTCCAAATGCTGGCGTATTTTTCAGCACTTTTTTTCGGGCGCACGGTCAAAATAATGCCGTTGAGAATGAGCCACCAAATGGCTTTGGGGATTTCAACGACACGGGGATCAGATAGAAACTGTCTTAAGTAAGGGCGTACCGCTTGGGCGGTGGGGGCCTCTGGTGTGCCTAGGTTGATTAACAGTACGCCAATTTTGGCCGGGTTTTGATGTGCGAATTGCGGTTCAGTTAAATAGCGCGCCATAGTTTTAAATGAGAATGAATGAGTGAGGGTTTGGCCATCATAAATCGATCTGTTTGAATTAAGCAAAACGTTTAATGGCCATTTTTAATTGTGCTAATGCCGTTGGGTCTTGCGCATAACGCGCGGCCAGATAGAGATTGGTGATCTCAATCATGTTGGCCGCCAATTCAGGCCGCGCAGTTTGGCAGCGTGTGGCAAATTGGCTGGCCGTTTCATGCGGTGCTTTGTAAAGTTGATAGCGCTGTAATTTTTTGCAATAGCGAATAAATAATTGATTGGCTATATCGGTCGGTGGTGCCTGATTGCGATGTAAAAAATAAAATACAAAGCCACCAAGGATGATGAGTAATCCGCCTCCGAAATAAAGCATGAATGGCCAAGATAGAAAGTCTTTAATGCCTAGGCGCTGTAGTAAATTCAATTGCCGCTGACTGTCATACGCAATGACCCATTGATTCCAATGATTCACCCACGCATCGAGGTGCAGACGCATGGCTTTGATGAATGTTGCGTTGCGATTCAATAAGCTTGGTAGTGCATCATTTTGTAAGCGAGACGCAAAGCTGTTTTCGAAACCATTTTCGATGCGTGTGGGTGAAACCACAAAAGTAGGATCTACGCGCTGCCAGCCTTGCTCTGGTAGCCAAACTTCAACCCAAGCGTGGGCATCGGCTTGTCGAATCATGTAGTAATTGCCATTGGGGTTGAACTGGCCGCCTTGATAGCCAGTTACGATACGTGCCGGCACGTTGGCGGCGCGCATGAGTACGGCAAAAGCACTGGCGTAATGCTCGCAATAGCCTTGTTTTGATTCAAATAAAAATTCATCAATCCGATCTTTTTTCTCTAGCAATGGTGGGGTTAGCGTGTAACTGAAATGCTGGTTTTTTAGCCATTGCAAACCGGATTGAACGCGTTGTGCTGGGGCTTGTTGCCGCCAGCTTTGCGCGAGGGATATCGTTTTGGGGTTCAGAGAAGGCGGTAGTTGCAGGGCGGCTGCAATGCCAGTATCACCCAAGGTTTGCCAGTGTAAGGTGCTACTGGCGGAGTAGCGCAGTCTTTGATTGATCGGACTCTGTTGGATTAATTGCAATTGTGAGTTCAGCATCGCCGATTGCGGGAATTCGGTTGGCAAATCCAGTGCCAATAACCAGTTTTGTTGATGTGGCTCTAAGGTAATGCTGTAGTTGGCTTGCGGGCCGCGTGCGATGATTTGTGGTGGCTTGCTCGAGTTTGCCGTGGTGGGTAGCCAGTATTGGCCATCGAATTGATTGAACACGGGGCCACGCCAGTACA includes these proteins:
- a CDS encoding transglutaminase TgpA family protein, encoding MSRALNPQEQQQLGVLMLFVCLPHLIMQTPWLSGLLGLVLLTYCGLSPQRRAQIPRHLSLLLSILSLLLVYQAHQTLMGREGGIAVLIALCISKLYETRTVRDAHAMLLLAFFATGISFLHGQAPWQAALAGLALVATVCIALRLENNALSLGISIKAAIKICLQAIPLAALLFILFPRLPAPLWSLPNDKAARTGLSGERMSPGSLNQLIQDDRIAFRAEFNGTAPAQSQLYWRGPVFNQFDGQYWLPTTANSSKPPQIIARGPQANYSITLEPHQQNWLLALDLPTEFPQSAMLNSQLQLIQQSPINQRLRYSASSTLHWQTLGDTGIAAALQLPPSLNPKTISLAQSWRQQAPAQRVQSGLQWLKNQHFSYTLTPPLLEKKDRIDEFLFESKQGYCEHYASAFAVLMRAANVPARIVTGYQGGQFNPNGNYYMIRQADAHAWVEVWLPEQGWQRVDPTFVVSPTRIENGFENSFASRLQNDALPSLLNRNATFIKAMRLHLDAWVNHWNQWVIAYDSQRQLNLLQRLGIKDFLSWPFMLYFGGGLLIILGGFVFYFLHRNQAPPTDIANQLFIRYCKKLQRYQLYKAPHETASQFATRCQTARPELAANMIEITNLYLAARYAQDPTALAQLKMAIKRFA
- the hemH gene encoding ferrochelatase — encoded protein: MARYLTEPQFAHQNPAKIGVLLINLGTPEAPTAQAVRPYLRQFLSDPRVVEIPKAIWWLILNGIILTVRPKKSAEKYASIWTKEGSPLKVWTIKQAKLLKGQLGEAFPGQLVVDYAMRYGSPSIESQISQLKTLNCQKIIIVPMYPQYAASTTASVNDEVYRVLQKTRFQPAIRTVAPYYDHPRYIAALAAQVRQHWQANGKGEHLLMSFHGVPRYTLEKGDPYHCHALKTGRLLAEALDLNPTQYTVSFQSRFGKAEWLKPYTSQVIQQLGQKQLSQLDVICPGFVADCLETLEEIAIEGRHDYLQAGGKNYQFIPCLNDHAEWISTLEELVRTELTGWLTNGKAEKRNIDELNQSLNRCKTINTTN